A DNA window from Choloepus didactylus isolate mChoDid1 chromosome 9, mChoDid1.pri, whole genome shotgun sequence contains the following coding sequences:
- the LOC119544303 gene encoding V-type proton ATPase subunit D translates to MSGKDRIEIFPSRMAQTIMKARLKGAQTGRNLLKKKSDALTLRFRQILKKIIETKMLMGEVMREAAFSLAEAKFTAGDFSTTVIQNVNKAQVKIRAKKDNVAGVTLPVFEHYHEGTDSYELTGLARGGEQLAKLKRNYAKAVELLVELASLQTSFVTLDEAIKITNRRVNAIEHVIIPRIERTLAYIITELDEREREEFYRLKKIQEKKKILKEKSEKDLEQRRAAGEVMEPANLLAEEKDEDLLFE, encoded by the coding sequence ATGTCGGGCAAAGACCGAATTGAGATCTTTCCCTCGCGAATGGCACAGACCATCATGAAGGCTCGATTAAAAGGAGCACAGACAGGTCGAAACCTCCTGAAGAAAAAATCTGATGCCTTGACTCTTCGATTTCGACAGATCCTAAAGAAGATAATAGAGACTAAAATGTTGATGGGCGAAGTGATGAGAGAAGCTGCCTTTTCACTTGCTGAGGCCAAGTTCACAGCTGGGGACTTCAGCACCACAGTTATCCAAAATGTGAATAAAGCCCAAGTGAAGATTCGTGCAAAGAAAGATAATGTAGCAGGAGTTACGTTGCCAGTGTTTGAACATTACCATGAAGGAACTGACAGTTATGAACTGACTGGTTTAGCCAGAGGTGGGGAACAGCTGGctaagttaaaaagaaattatgCCAAAGCAGTGGAACTACTGGTGGAACTGGCTTCGCTGCAGACTTCCTTTGTTACTTTGGATGAAGCTATTAAGATAACCAACAGGCGTGTAAATGCCATTGAACATGTCATCATTCCTCGGATTGAACGTACCCTTGCTTATATCATCACAGAGCTGGATGAGAGAGAGCGAGAAGAGTTCTATAGgttaaagaaaatacaggagaagaAAAAGATTCTCAAGGAAAAATCTGAGAAGGACTTGGAACAGCGGAGAGCAGCTGGGGAGGTGATGGAGCCAGCTAATCTTCTGGCTGAAGAGAAGGATGAGGATCTTCTTTTTGAATAG